In Candidatus Gastranaerophilales bacterium, one genomic interval encodes:
- a CDS encoding HD domain-containing protein — protein MTNNILVITDDKGRVELGIAEEDANVVIVSSFDEVDEFNFDLVIFDFYGFNIAKTDDRIINIPVIFADELDSIDLKVRLCNFFETENLKQTLNDLNAEFEKKLLEHIKLIDAMQMETIFSLAKLAQSRDDDTGKHLDRVKEFCYALAIELSKKTKFQEVITEEFIENIRNASPLHDIGKVAITDLILLKQGKLTQEEFETMKTHTVLGYDTLNEVDSKFGDNTFIQMGKVIARSHHERWDGTGYPDKLKGEEIPLAARIMSIADVYDALRARRAYKEPFSHEKSCAIIMEGKGNQFDPDIIDAFSNVQEDFDRIYKRLND, from the coding sequence ATGACTAATAATATTTTAGTAATTACAGATGATAAAGGAAGAGTAGAGCTTGGCATAGCCGAAGAGGATGCTAATGTTGTCATCGTGAGCAGTTTTGACGAAGTTGATGAGTTTAACTTTGATTTAGTTATATTTGATTTTTACGGTTTTAATATTGCCAAAACTGATGACAGGATTATAAATATTCCTGTTATTTTTGCTGATGAATTAGATTCAATAGACTTGAAAGTCCGGTTATGTAATTTCTTTGAGACAGAGAATTTAAAACAAACCCTGAACGATTTGAATGCTGAATTTGAAAAAAAACTGCTGGAACATATAAAACTGATTGATGCTATGCAGATGGAAACTATTTTTTCTCTGGCAAAACTTGCCCAATCAAGAGATGATGATACCGGCAAGCATTTAGACAGAGTAAAGGAATTTTGTTATGCTTTGGCTATTGAGCTTTCTAAAAAAACTAAATTTCAAGAGGTCATTACGGAAGAGTTTATAGAAAATATAAGAAATGCAAGCCCTTTGCATGACATAGGCAAAGTTGCAATTACCGACTTAATTCTTCTCAAACAGGGTAAATTAACACAGGAAGAATTTGAGACTATGAAAACCCATACCGTGCTCGGCTACGATACATTGAATGAAGTTGACAGTAAATTTGGCGACAATACTTTTATTCAGATGGGTAAAGTTATTGCACGTTCACATCATGAGCGCTGGGATGGCACAGGTTATCCGGATAAACTGAAAGGTGAAGAAATCCCGCTTGCTGCAAGAATTATGTCCATAGCGGATGTTTATGATGCGCTTAGAGCCAGAAGGGCATACAAAGAACCTTTTTCTCATGAAAAATCCTGCGCCATTATCATGGAGGGTAAAGGTAACCAGTTTGACCCTGACATAATAGACGCTTTCTCTAACGTTCAGGAAGATTTTGACCGTATATATAAGAGGTTAAATGACTGA
- a CDS encoding M55 family metallopeptidase: MRKIYISADVEGLNGVVNPSQIACDYSIPYNEMCLQLHKELNALIKGLKLAGVEDIVINDAHGAMNNIALSELPEDVTLITGKPKPVSMMYGLHESFDAVIFLGCHAKVCSNGVLAHTFNMAFKDVKLNGATVGEAQLNAIFAASKGVGIVLASGDDVLCSQIKEDIGNITTIETKKAISFSAAVCRKNEELLEEYIQTASKVNNLPIITYPVSDNYIIEIELADGKCEKFSSSDYEEVYKFMQKISATV, from the coding sequence ATGAGAAAAATATACATTTCAGCTGATGTTGAAGGCTTAAACGGGGTTGTGAACCCTAGTCAGATTGCGTGCGATTATTCTATTCCTTATAATGAGATGTGTCTGCAGCTGCATAAGGAACTTAATGCTCTTATAAAAGGCTTAAAGCTGGCAGGTGTAGAGGATATAGTCATAAACGATGCGCATGGCGCAATGAATAATATAGCCTTAAGCGAACTGCCGGAGGATGTAACTCTTATCACAGGCAAACCCAAACCGGTTTCTATGATGTACGGACTGCATGAAAGCTTTGATGCGGTAATATTCTTGGGCTGTCATGCAAAAGTTTGCAGCAACGGCGTTTTGGCTCATACTTTTAATATGGCGTTTAAAGATGTTAAACTTAACGGCGCTACGGTTGGAGAGGCGCAATTAAATGCGATTTTTGCCGCTTCAAAAGGTGTGGGTATAGTTTTGGCATCGGGGGATGACGTGCTTTGTTCTCAAATTAAGGAAGATATAGGTAATATTACAACTATAGAAACCAAAAAAGCCATATCTTTTTCGGCCGCTGTTTGCAGAAAGAATGAAGAGCTGCTTGAAGAATATATTCAAACTGCAAGCAAAGTGAATAACCTACCGATAATTACCTATCCTGTTTCGGATAATTACATAATAGAAATAGAACTTGCTGACGGTAAGTGCGAAAAATTTTCTTCTTCCGACTACGAAGAAGTTTATAAATTCATGCAAAAAATCTCCGCTACTGTCTGA
- a CDS encoding replication-associated recombination protein A — MNLFTNLEEQNKQIPLAEILRPKTLSEFLGQNQILSENNAMKNLLLSKRLFSLILWGPPGCGKTTLARLITKETQSDMIELSAVSSGVKDIKDAVERAKENLRAGIKTVLFIDEIHRYNKTQQDALLPHLEKGTLYLIGSTTENPSFQVNPALVSRSQVMMLKPLEDEAMLSIIRKGYKYLMEKYGKVELDKQIGEAIVNFASGDARIALNLVEYSYFSSDFNGQERSLSLEILEGLIQRKTIKYDMQEHYDIASAYQKSMRGSDPDAAIYWLAKMIAGGEDPRFIARRLVVCASEDVGNADPIAFVLAMNALKAVETLGLPEARIPLAQATIYVAKAPKSNEAICAIDSALNDILHKGKNYTVPAHLKDAHYKAASSYGFGIDYKYSHNHPNEAQTFLPDEMLDTKYL; from the coding sequence ATGAATTTATTTACAAATTTGGAAGAACAAAATAAACAAATTCCCTTGGCGGAAATTTTGCGCCCGAAAACTTTGAGTGAATTTTTGGGACAAAATCAAATTTTATCGGAAAATAATGCAATGAAAAATCTGCTGCTTTCAAAGCGGTTATTTTCTTTGATTTTATGGGGACCGCCCGGATGCGGCAAAACAACCCTTGCAAGGCTTATTACCAAAGAAACACAAAGTGATATGATTGAATTGAGTGCAGTTTCATCAGGGGTAAAAGATATAAAAGATGCTGTTGAGCGTGCAAAAGAAAATTTACGGGCTGGTATTAAAACGGTTCTGTTTATAGATGAAATTCACCGCTATAATAAAACGCAGCAGGATGCCCTTTTGCCTCATCTTGAAAAAGGAACGCTTTATCTGATAGGCTCTACTACGGAAAATCCTTCGTTTCAGGTAAACCCAGCGTTGGTTTCACGGTCTCAGGTTATGATGTTAAAACCGCTTGAAGACGAAGCTATGCTTTCCATCATTAGAAAAGGTTATAAATATCTGATGGAAAAATACGGTAAAGTTGAACTGGATAAACAGATAGGTGAAGCTATAGTGAATTTTGCAAGTGGAGATGCAAGAATTGCGTTGAATTTAGTTGAATATTCTTATTTTTCGAGCGACTTTAACGGACAGGAGCGCAGCCTATCACTGGAAATCCTGGAAGGGCTTATTCAAAGAAAAACAATAAAATATGATATGCAGGAACACTATGATATTGCCTCTGCTTACCAAAAATCAATGAGAGGTTCAGACCCTGACGCTGCGATATATTGGCTTGCAAAAATGATAGCGGGCGGCGAAGACCCGAGATTTATAGCCAGAAGACTTGTCGTCTGCGCATCAGAAGATGTCGGAAATGCTGACCCTATAGCATTTGTCCTTGCTATGAATGCACTTAAGGCTGTTGAAACGCTGGGGCTTCCCGAGGCAAGAATTCCGCTTGCTCAAGCAACTATTTACGTTGCCAAAGCACCGAAATCAAATGAGGCAATTTGTGCAATTGATTCAGCGCTTAATGATATCCTGCACAAAGGTAAAAATTATACCGTGCCTGCCCATTTGAAAGACGCTCATTATAAAGCTGCTTCAAGTTACGGTTTTGGGATTGATTATAAATACTCCCACAATCATCCTAATGAGGCACAAACCTTTCTCCCTGATGAAATGCTTGATACAAAGTATTTATAA
- the lptC gene encoding LPS export ABC transporter periplasmic protein LptC: MKKRTKFSIIFLIVFAVLGVAAFIFSARITADFKKALSGDGSLESVTIKDIVITETKDGIKYWEIYSAIGEYDSTKVNAKLTDIVGNYYQKGKVIMSFTAPTGIYSADKKKVTLTGGVRVVGEDDTEITANEASWATADDKVYAHGNVVIRKQYEIVALSNSASITTDFKKIEIYDNTELRIYKK, from the coding sequence ATGAAGAAGAGAACGAAATTTTCCATAATATTTTTAATCGTTTTTGCTGTCTTGGGGGTAGCGGCGTTTATTTTTTCTGCAAGAATTACAGCTGATTTTAAAAAGGCGCTTTCAGGCGACGGTTCTTTAGAGTCCGTTACCATCAAAGATATTGTTATTACAGAAACAAAAGACGGGATAAAATATTGGGAAATTTATAGCGCTATCGGTGAATATGACAGCACTAAAGTTAACGCAAAACTCACTGATATAGTTGGTAATTACTATCAGAAGGGCAAAGTAATTATGAGCTTTACCGCTCCAACGGGTATTTATTCTGCAGACAAAAAAAAAGTTACTTTAACGGGAGGGGTTCGTGTAGTAGGTGAGGATGATACTGAAATTACTGCTAATGAAGCATCCTGGGCTACTGCCGATGATAAAGTTTATGCTCATGGTAATGTTGTTATAAGGAAGCAATATGAAATCGTTGCTTTAAGTAACAGCGCAAGCATAACGACAGATTTCAAAAAAATAGAAATATACGATAATACAGAACTAAGAATTTATAAGAAATAA
- a CDS encoding LptF/LptG family permease has translation MKNKIKLLDKYILESILAATVVGIIVFVVIWISPEIMFKIIGKIIDGEISFQVGLKLFVLEIPSILGKAIPVGLLLGSLFVVDVMSRNFELVILRSAGVGFFRLVTPVITLGLIFAVFCLFAYNVLIPYSAKKLVYTGKGKQYVQFAYLERDIQSNPKQLIIVNSYDGTNIQYINIFQIAPDNLLPTDDPSMKNIMFAQRGEFTGDEFVVHEVKVYELLTSGIYKAIVDKPSVTILKGKSAINAQKLLKAYDIRVESLTHKEVNDYLNLLKDEQISDEYNYTKNKLYQRYAQAVSCIVFALCGVVLGWSRPRENRFVGFTLGALIIFSYYLTIPFIDMLAEKSILPPFITAFLPITIISVGTYFYAKLKDI, from the coding sequence ATGAAAAATAAAATCAAACTTTTAGATAAATATATTTTGGAATCAATTTTAGCGGCAACTGTTGTCGGGATTATTGTTTTCGTCGTTATATGGATTTCTCCTGAAATTATGTTCAAAATTATAGGTAAAATAATTGATGGTGAAATTTCTTTTCAGGTAGGGTTGAAACTTTTTGTTCTCGAAATTCCTTCAATCCTGGGCAAAGCAATTCCGGTAGGGTTATTGCTCGGTTCATTATTTGTTGTTGATGTAATGAGCCGTAATTTTGAGCTTGTTATTTTACGCTCGGCGGGGGTAGGTTTTTTCAGGCTTGTAACCCCTGTTATCACACTTGGTCTGATTTTCGCCGTATTTTGTTTATTTGCATACAATGTATTAATCCCATATTCAGCCAAAAAACTTGTTTATACCGGAAAAGGCAAGCAGTATGTACAATTTGCCTATTTAGAACGGGATATTCAAAGCAACCCTAAACAACTTATAATAGTTAACAGTTATGACGGTACTAATATACAGTATATTAATATTTTTCAAATAGCGCCTGATAATTTGCTTCCTACCGATGACCCTTCGATGAAAAATATTATGTTTGCACAAAGAGGTGAATTTACAGGCGATGAATTTGTTGTGCATGAAGTAAAGGTATATGAGCTTTTAACCTCGGGGATTTATAAGGCTATAGTAGATAAACCCAGTGTAACTATTTTAAAAGGCAAAAGTGCAATAAATGCACAAAAACTTTTAAAAGCCTATGACATCAGAGTAGAATCATTAACTCACAAAGAGGTAAATGATTATCTGAATTTGCTTAAAGATGAGCAAATATCAGATGAGTATAACTATACAAAAAATAAACTCTACCAACGTTATGCGCAGGCAGTGAGCTGTATAGTTTTTGCGCTTTGCGGGGTTGTTTTGGGCTGGAGCAGACCGAGGGAGAATCGTTTTGTCGGCTTTACTTTAGGCGCTTTGATAATTTTTTCATATTACCTGACAATTCCTTTTATTGATATGCTGGCGGAAAAATCTATTCTGCCTCCGTTTATTACCGCATTTTTGCCGATAACCATAATATCCGTGGGCACTTACTTTTACGCTAAATTGAAGGATATTTAA
- a CDS encoding sugar ABC transporter substrate-binding protein, producing MKKISSILYVSLILILFLTGCGVNKGAKGTIELEFWTLQLDSFRPYITNVISQYEKENPDIKIKWVDIPFSEGEKRTLASVMSNNTPDLVNLNPDFSATLATRKALVDIKTLAQPEDLEKYIPQTIDNLSYGEVVFGIPWYLTTSVTYYNKKILNAANLTEKDLPQNYFDLKHFAEKIRQNSNVYALMPTVCEGGNMLKIFNKYNSLIYKPEGLDFNNAENIKILELYKYLYQNDLIPKESITQGHREALEQFMSSQSVILISGTNFLNSIKENSPEVYSNLGIYEQLKGNNGKSDFSMMNLIIPIKSKHPKEALKFALFLTNAKNQLEFAKLAPVFPSQKEALKDEYFSSNSDSLDKQIRRIGAQQLNHSVAPIKIQQNHALLNEIINRTVQQVLLNQTPASKALADAQKEWLGLQ from the coding sequence ATGAAAAAAATATCATCAATTCTATACGTTAGTCTTATTTTAATTTTATTCTTAACAGGCTGCGGTGTAAACAAAGGAGCGAAAGGCACTATCGAACTGGAATTTTGGACTTTGCAGCTTGATAGTTTCAGGCCTTACATAACAAACGTTATATCACAATATGAAAAAGAAAACCCTGATATTAAGATTAAATGGGTTGATATCCCTTTTTCGGAAGGGGAAAAAAGGACACTGGCCTCGGTTATGAGCAACAACACGCCTGATTTGGTCAATCTTAACCCTGATTTCAGCGCTACGCTCGCAACAAGAAAAGCCCTGGTTGATATAAAAACATTGGCGCAGCCTGAAGATTTGGAAAAATATATCCCTCAAACCATTGATAACCTGAGTTATGGGGAAGTAGTATTTGGTATTCCGTGGTATTTAACAACCTCTGTTACTTACTACAACAAAAAAATACTCAATGCCGCAAACCTGACAGAGAAAGATTTGCCTCAAAATTACTTTGACCTTAAACATTTTGCCGAAAAAATCCGCCAAAATTCCAATGTCTACGCTCTTATGCCTACAGTATGCGAAGGCGGCAATATGCTGAAAATTTTCAACAAATACAATTCCTTAATCTACAAACCGGAAGGTTTAGACTTTAATAACGCTGAGAATATAAAAATATTAGAGCTTTACAAATACCTTTATCAAAATGACCTTATCCCTAAAGAATCAATAACTCAGGGGCATAGAGAAGCGCTGGAGCAATTTATGAGTTCTCAAAGCGTCATTTTGATATCAGGAACAAATTTTTTAAATTCAATAAAAGAAAACTCTCCCGAAGTGTACTCTAATTTGGGAATATATGAACAACTCAAGGGCAATAACGGTAAGTCGGATTTTTCGATGATGAACCTTATTATCCCGATCAAGTCAAAGCATCCGAAAGAAGCGCTGAAATTTGCGCTGTTTTTAACAAATGCAAAAAATCAGCTTGAATTTGCAAAACTTGCCCCTGTTTTTCCGTCCCAAAAAGAAGCGTTGAAAGACGAATATTTTTCATCAAATTCCGATAGCTTAGATAAACAAATACGCCGCATAGGCGCTCAGCAGCTAAATCATTCTGTTGCCCCGATAAAAATCCAGCAAAATCATGCCCTGCTAAACGAAATAATTAACCGCACGGTACAGCAGGTACTCTTAAACCAAACTCCCGCAAGCAAAGCCCTTGCAGATGCTCAAAAAGAATGGCTTGGTTTGCAATAA
- the lptB gene encoding LPS export ABC transporter ATP-binding protein → MAIKATNLVKIYDNRTVVNNVTFDVNPGEVVGLLGPNGAGKTTSFYMIVGLVRPEAGKIELDGVDLTNRPMHERALAGIGYLPQETSIFRRLTVEDNIKLVLEMNQKLNDKQKKDFLEELLDDFGMTRLRGVSAVKLSGGERRRVEIARALAAQPRFILLDEPFTGIDPIAIQEIQEHIRKLIKKDIGVLITDHNPKATLSITDRVNIIFDGQIMISGSSIDVANNPQAKKFYLGEDFEL, encoded by the coding sequence ATGGCAATAAAAGCAACGAATTTAGTAAAAATTTATGACAACAGAACAGTAGTTAATAATGTTACTTTTGATGTAAACCCCGGCGAGGTAGTAGGACTTTTAGGTCCTAACGGGGCAGGCAAGACAACTTCATTTTATATGATAGTGGGATTGGTAAGACCTGAAGCAGGCAAAATTGAGCTGGACGGTGTCGACCTGACTAACAGACCAATGCATGAAAGGGCGCTTGCCGGTATTGGTTATCTGCCTCAGGAAACATCTATTTTTAGGCGATTGACGGTAGAAGATAATATTAAGCTGGTGCTTGAAATGAATCAGAAACTTAATGATAAACAGAAGAAAGATTTTCTGGAAGAATTGCTGGACGATTTTGGTATGACACGTTTAAGAGGTGTTTCTGCCGTTAAGTTATCGGGCGGAGAAAGAAGAAGAGTTGAAATCGCAAGAGCATTGGCAGCACAGCCGAGATTTATACTGCTTGATGAACCCTTTACAGGCATTGACCCTATCGCCATTCAGGAAATTCAGGAACATATAAGAAAACTGATTAAAAAGGATATAGGAGTTCTTATAACTGACCATAATCCAAAGGCAACGCTATCTATTACGGACAGGGTTAATATTATATTTGACGGTCAAATTATGATATCAGGCTCAAGCATTGATGTCGCAAATAACCCTCAGGCTAAAAAATTCTACCTGGGTGAAGATTTTGAGCTATAA